The following coding sequences lie in one Rutidosis leptorrhynchoides isolate AG116_Rl617_1_P2 chromosome 4, CSIRO_AGI_Rlap_v1, whole genome shotgun sequence genomic window:
- the LOC139844834 gene encoding vesicle-associated protein 1-2-like translates to MTTGELLSVEPQELQFPFELKKQIACSMQLTNKTNEHVAFKVKTTNPKKYCVRPNTGIVLPHSTCDVTVTMQAQREAPPDMVCKDKFLLQSAVASPGSVPKDITPELFNKESGNRVEECKLKVNYVAPQQPPSPVREGSEEGSSPRGSVSENGNITTTDLKAVPRTNAELSSETKALISKLTEEKNSAFQQCNKLHQELELLRRQGNKTSGGIPFIYAFLIGLLGLLLGYWLK, encoded by the exons ATGACTACCGGTGAACTTCTTAGCGTTGAGCCACAAGAGCTTCAATTTCCTT TTGAATTGAAAAAGCAGATCGCTTGTTCCATGCAATTGACTAACAAGACTAATGAACATGTTGCGTTTAAG GTGAAAACTACGAATCCGAAAAAGTATTGTGTTCGGCCTAACACTGGAATAGTGTTACCTCATTCTACTTGTGATGTCACAG TTACGATGCAAGCTCAACGGGAGGCTCCTCCCGACATGGTTTGCAAGGACAAGTTTTTGCTTCAGAGTGCGGTTGCTAGTCCCGGATCTGTCCCTAAAGATATAACTCCCGAGTTG TTTAACAAGGAGTCCGGAAATCGTGTAGAGGAATGCAAATTAAAAGTTAATTATGTCGCTCCCCAACAACCACCGTCACCTGTAAGAGAAGGATCAGAGGAGGGTTCTTCTCCAAGGGGATCGGTATCAGAAAATGGGAATATAACCACAACCGACTTAAAAGCT gttCCTAGAACCAATGCTGAATTATCATCGGAG ACAAAGGCTCTTATATCTAAGCTGACTGAAGAGAAGAATTCTGCTTTTCAACAATGTAACAAGCTTCACCAAGAACTG GAACTGTTGAGGCGTCAAGGAAACAAAACTAGTGGGGGTATCCCATTTATATACGCTTTTCTTATCGGTTTGCTCGGGCTTCTTTTGGGATACTGGTTGAAGTAA